DNA sequence from the Delphinus delphis chromosome 7, mDelDel1.2, whole genome shotgun sequence genome:
AAATTGCattaacaattttattaaaattgcttTGTGCCTTGAAAAATGACCAAACAGACAAGATAAGAATCAATAGAGGAAAGTCATAatttttcttactcatttttgcAGTTTGCCTTTTTAGAATTCATGGTGCAAGAAGGGTCATTGAagttttatctgtatttttactTAATACATGGAATCTTTTTTCATTAACAGATCCGAGCTGGATCCAGAGTTGCATACAGACCAATTTCTGCATCAGTGTTATCTCGACCAGAGGCTAGGACTGGAGAGGTAAATGTAGTAATAATAGAAATTAAGTAACACTACCAAATAAGCCTTATGGTTTCGATTAaagtgaaggggaaaaacctCATTAATGAGTGGTCTGAGAGGGTCCTTTCCACCCTTTCATCCAAAAAATTTGCAGAGAATGAGCCAATGAAAGGAACATCTGTATCCAAAACTTATCCACCTGAATTGGCTAAGAAATATAGTCAGTATATATACTTAAGTATATGGTTTTGAGTTGCCTGTATTTAAGATTATGATAGCAACAGTTACTGAACAGCCTACTCTATTAAAAAGcatatgcagggcttccctggtggcgcagtggttaagaatctgcctgccaatgcaggggctatgggttcgagccgtggtccaggaagatcccacatgccgtggagcaacttagcccgtacaccacaactactgagcctgtgctctagagcctgcgagccataactactgagcccacatgccacaactactgaagcctgcacacctagagcccgtgctctgcaacaagagaagccactgcaatgagaagcctgctcactgcaacgaagggtagcccctgctcgccacaactagagaaagcccatgtgcagcaatgaagacccaatgcagccaaaaataaattaattaattcaaaattaaaagcaTATGCACGTACACcgtttcttaattttcaaaaactttatGCAGTGTGATATTGTTGTTCCTATTCTGCAAGATGGGAATTATTCTAAGCCCCAGATTTTTCTGTTGTGCCACACCACCTATTCAAACTCAGCTACAAAAATAGAGAAGTGGTTATCATTTTGACAGTACGgtaattaaaatagataactgtgATTGCTGATTTGACCTTTGCCTTTATTTCCTGTTCTCTAGAGCTCTACGGTATTTAATGGGGCCCAGAATGGTGTGTCTCAGTTAATCCAAAGGGAGTTCCAGACCAGTGCAGTCAGCAGAGACATTGATACTGCGGCCAAATTTATAGGTGCAGGTGCTGCAACAGTAGGAGTGGCTGGTTCTGGTGCTGGTATTGGCACAGTCTTCGGCAGCCTCATCATTGGTTACGCCAGGTAATTCCTGTTGCCGAATAAACTAGTTTAAAAACATGCTTGAAATAATTGGAAACTTAGGAAACTAGTGAAATCATCATAGCTACTTTGTGTTAAGTGCCTGTCTGTGTCTTGCATTATACTTTGAGGTCTTTGCATGCAGTTATCTCACTGCTCCCAACACGCCTTGGAGAAACACTGGTTTACCTGTGAAGGACTAGAGACACAGAGGTTATACGGCTTGCCCAAAGTCAAAGCCAGtgtcagaaaataaattataactcaCTTTGACTTCAGAGTCTGCactctttaatttttaagttgtAGTGGGAATATAATTAAGAGAgctcatgctttaaaaatatcagcTTCCGTTTTATTACTTAAGACCTTATTTTTAaactaacaaatcttaaaaagtaTAGAACATACTTTCACGGGGATAAGAGGAATGTCAGAATCCCTCAGAATGGATGAAGACTAGCCACTTATATTGATATAGAGAGACAGTGCCTCCCTTTCCCCATATGATTAGGAATGAGGAGAAAGGAATGTCAAAGGCAGAACCGAAAGAGAACTAGGCAAAACACTGTTCCAGTACTTTCCAATTTACAAAGATCCTCACGCTAGTAATCTGGTTTTTTAACATTTACCAACCatgttaaaattcaaataatatttcaaagtaaCAATGATATGTGTTGTCTCTTTTAGAAACCCTTCGCTGAAACAGCAGCTGTTCTCATATGCTATCCTGGGATTTGCCTTGTCTGAAGCTATGGGTCTCTTTTGTTTGATGGTTGCTTTCTTGATTTTGTTTGCCATGTAACAGAAATTACTGCTGGAAATGTTGGCATTCATGTTAATTACAGATGTAATTCTGTGTATCTTACTGTGACTCCAAAAACTGTAGCATTGGTGTCATGAAAATGTACGTTATTTCCAAAGTCATtaaagatgaaaactttaatttttgcTGTGATTTGTACTTACCTAATTTAAATTTAGATCATCACAAAGAAGAACATGTATTCAGGCAGAGGCTGTACAAGTCAGAGGAAACTACTGCAGTTGCCCTGGTGATGGAAAAGATCCTAATGTAATTTTTATGGGAATTCTTTTATATAGTGTTCTGAACATTGTAAATTATAGGGCTTTTGTTTATTCGTGTAAAGGGGAAATGTTTGAGTGCTTTGAGCTTCTATGAAATATGATTAATTAAATCAAGATATTAATTACTCAAgatggttttgtgtttttaaggGCTAATAACGTGAATTACAATACTTGGAAGCAGGATCACCTTCCAGGACTAACCTGGCTGGTCTTAACACAGCTGGATCTAAAAATAAATCATGTCGGGTTTTTAGGAATTGAAGCCTTATTAAATGGGTGTTGGGATTAGGGAGgtgatttttacttttcagtAGGTCTCACGTTAAGCAGTTGTGTGTCTATAGTGAATCTTATCTGTCTTCTAAGAAGAAACTCAATCTAACTAGCAGCTAGTTTCCTGCTTAAACAAGGCTCTCATTAAAAACCAAATATCAAAAAGTaaactgaatttaaatttaaagccaAAAGTTGCGAAAGCATTGCTCATCTTTGATACCAACAAATGTTTATAATAGGAGCCTTGGGAATGACAATTGGTTCAATAGTATTCTGTTTCTAATACTACATGTTGCTTATTGGTCAAATTTTGCctattaaaatgaagaaaggggTGCTACTATAGAAAGACTGAGCTTTCCCCCTAGCAAATATATTGTACCATTACATTATTTGTCATCACAGTTTCAGGGTTTCTATAAAAGGTTAGGCTGACAGTTGGAAAgcttcattttattcctttaatcCCTTCTGCCTAATTTGATTTCAGTTAAGAGCCGTCAGCTACAAGGGTTTGTCAAAGTGCAGTGGGAAGACCCATctccatcagaatcacctaggatGTCTAAAGTACAAATCCCTAcgctccagacctactgaattagagtCTTTGGCCTTGAAACTCAgccatctgcatttttaaaaaggtttctcAGGTAATTTTTGAGCACATTATTTGAGGATCACTAACTTATCTGTATCCTTCCCACTCTCTATAAAGTGTCAGAAACACTAAAGAGCTAGAGCTACTACCACTTTCTGGTTGGTTAATCACCTAGTCTATGTTACATAATTTCCTGGAACCTTCACCTTTTTCTTAAAAGTACTACTCAGTATTTGAATTTAGCAATGTAAAGAAGTATTACATGTattatatgacctagcaattccgcAGCttggtatatacacaaaagaattacAGGCATTCAACAAAAACTATatacagatgttcatagcagcactattcacaatagccaaaaggtagagaCAACCAAACTGATGTTTGGATAAACTGatgataaaatgtggtatatccatataatggaatattattcagccatagaaaagaatgacgTACTGATGAGCGTTACAACAtgagtgaaccttgaaaacatgaaagTGAAAGTGCTTTCACttggctaagtgaaagaagccaagcaCAAAAGGCTgaatatttacatgaaatattcagaatacacaaatctgtagagacaggggaattccttggtggtccagtggttaggactctgcgctctcaccaccgaggacccaggttcaatccctggttgggaaactaaaatcccacaagctgcgcagtgccaccaaaaaaaaaaaaaaaggtccatagagacagtagattagtggttactaAAGGCTAGTGGGAGTAGAGATTGGGAAGTAACTGCTTAATAGGTGTGGGAGGTCCTTTTGGGGTAACCCGTGTtctggtgatggttgtacaacattgtgaatgtactgaatgccactgaattgtacactttaaaatggttaaaagaaaatacatatcttACTACAATTTACAAAGAAGTACTGCACAATTAACACAAAGTCCATAGTGTAAAATCATATGACATTTTTTAAGTCCTAGGGAAATACTTAGATTAACCAGTCCTCTGTTACAAGTTCATTttaggccaaacaaacaaaaaacctgctcTTACTGCTGGTTTGGTGTTTAAAGAGGCCTGAAACATTGATTCTGGAACAGGTTTCTTATAAGACATGCCCTTAGCTGAGGATATCCCctgagaatgaaaaggaaattgtGCTGTGGCTGCCTGGCTTCCAAGTTACTgaggaaaaaagaattcttta
Encoded proteins:
- the ATP5MC3 gene encoding ATP synthase F(0) complex subunit C3, mitochondrial, whose product is MFACAKLACTPALIRAGSRVAYRPISASVLSRPEARTGESSTVFNGAQNGVSQLIQREFQTSAVSRDIDTAAKFIGAGAATVGVAGSGAGIGTVFGSLIIGYARNPSLKQQLFSYAILGFALSEAMGLFCLMVAFLILFAM